In Ischnura elegans chromosome 9, ioIscEleg1.1, whole genome shotgun sequence, the following proteins share a genomic window:
- the LOC124165298 gene encoding threonine--tRNA ligase 1, cytoplasmic isoform X3, whose translation MSGDITEEMKNVSLNSEKAVKSKPAKMKVKSKEANEKSGVAELNPWPEYIEERLNLWNKLKTQYDLEIQSKTPEPITVTLPDGKKVEAQSWRTSPYDVAKGISQGLADNTVISKVNGELWDIDRPLETSCTLQLLKFDDEEAQQVFWHSTAHVLGEAMERIYGGCLCYGPPIDGGFYYDMFLDNKQVTNGDFPVIENLMKNIVKEKQPFERLEMKKEDLLEMFKYNQFKVRILNEKVKTPTTTVYRCGPLIDLCRGPHVKHTGKIKSLKVTKNSATYWEGKAEAESLQRVYGISFPDNKMMKEWEKFQEEAAKRDHRKLGREQELYFFHELSPGSCFFQPKGAHIYNSLVQFIRSEYRKRGFQEVVTPNIYNSRLWQTSGHWAHYSENMFSFESEKETFALKPMNCPGHCLIFDHRPRSWRELPLRLADFGVLHRNELSGALTGLTRVRRFQQDDAHIFCAVEQIMDEMLGALDFLKHVYSVFGFNFDLCLSTRPEKFLGEIEKWNYAEKQLAESLDKFGAPWKENPGDGAFYGPKIDITIKDALKRSHQCATIQLDFQLPERFNLTYISETGEKKRPVIIHRAILGSVERMIAILTESTAGKWPFWISPRQCIVIPVGPMFDDYAFKVKEEIFQAGFACDVDVDAGDTMNKKIRNAQLAQYNFIMVVGEREKTSETVNVRTRDNIVHGEYSVKAVIEKFRNLSENRIQASEENF comes from the exons ATGAGCGGCGATATCACGGAAGAAATGAAGAATGTCTCTTTAAACAGTGAGAAG GCTGTCAAAAGTAAACCAGCTAAGATGAAAGTCAAATCTAAGGAGGCAAATGAGAAGAGTGGTGTTGCAGAGCTTAATCCATGGCCTGAGTACATTGAG gAAAGGTTGAATTTGTGGAATAAGTTAAAAACACAATATGATTTGGAAATACAGTCCAAAACACCCGAACCAATAACGGTCACGTTACCTGATGGAAAGAAAGTTGAAGCTCAGTCTTGGCGTACTTCACCTTATGATGTTGCCAAAGGAATAAG CCAGGGTTTGGCTGATAATACTGTGATTTCCAAGGTAAATGGAGAACTCTGGGATATCGATCGGCCACTGGAGACCAGTTGTACTCTTCAGCTTCTTAAGTTTGATGATGAAGAAG CCCAACAGGTTTTTTGGCATTCCACTGCTCACGTCCTTGGTGAGGCCATGGAACGAATATATGGAGGTTGCTTATGCTATGGACCTCCCATTGATGGAGGCTTCTACTATGATATGTTTCTTGATAACAAACAG gtgACAAATGGAGACTTTCCTGTCATTGAAAACTTGATGAAGAATATCGTAAAAGAGAAACAACCCTTTGAaagattagaaatgaaaaaagaggATTTGTTGGAGATGTTTAAg TATAACCAGTTCAAAGTGAGGATCTTGAATGAGAAGGTGAAGACGCCAACTACCACAGTGTACAGGTGTGGACCTCTGATTGATCTTTGCCGAGGGCCTCATGTGAAGCATACAGGAAAAATTAAGTCTTTGAAAGTGACTAAG AACTCAGCTACATACTGGGAAGGAAAGGCTGAAGCTGAGTCATTACAGAGAGTATATGGCATATCATTTCCTGAtaataaaatgatgaaagaatgggaaaaatttcaagaggaGGCAGCCAAGAGAGATCACCGTAAACTAGGAAGG GAGCAGGAATTGTACTTTTTCCACGAGTTAAGTCCTGGTTCTTGCTTCTTTCAACCTAAAGGTgctcatatttacaattcattggTACAATTCATTCGTAGTGAGTATAGAAAAAGAGGATTCCAGGAAGTAGTAACTCCAAACATTTACAATTCAAGGCTCTGGCAGACATCGGGCCATTGGGCTCATTATTCT gaaaatatgttttccttcGAATCAGAGAAAGAAACATTTGCTCTCAAACCGATGAATTGCCCTGGCCATTG ccttatttttgatcatcGGCCTCGTTCATGGCGTGAGCTACCTTTGCGTCTTGCTGATTTTGGAGTCCTTCATAGAAATGAGTTGTCGGGTGCTTTGACTGGACTAACTAGAGTTCGACGTTTCCAGCAAGATGATGCTCACATTTTTTGTGCCGTTGAACAG ATAATGGATGAAATGCTGGGAGCATTAGACTTCTTAAAGCATGTGTACTCCGTATTTGGCTTTAACTTCGACCTCTGCCTTTCTACACGTCCAGAGAAGTTCCTTGGTGAAATTGAAAAGTGGAATTATGCAGAAAAG caATTAGCTGAATCTCTGGATAAATTTGGAGCACCCTGGAAGGAAAACCCTGGCGATGGTGCATTTTATGGACCAAAGATTGACATTACCATCAAGGATGCATTGAAGAGGTCTCACCAATGTGCTACTATTCAGCTGGATTTCCAGTTACCTGAGAGATTTAATTTAACATATATTAG tGAAACTGGAGAAAAGAAACGTCCTGTGATCATCCATAGAGCAATTCTTGGGTCTGTTGAAAGAATGATTGCCATATTGACTGAATCTACTGCTGGGAAGTGGCCATTCTGGATTTCTCCTAGGCAGTGTATTGTTATTCCAGTGGGTCCAATGTTTGATGATTACGCATTCAAG GTCAAGGAAGAAATATTCCAAGCAGGCTTTGCTTGTGATGTGGACGTTGATGCAGGTGATACAATGAACAAGAAAATACGAAATGCGCAGCTGGCCCAGTACAACTTCATAATGG TTGTTGGTGAAAGAGAAAAGACATCTGAGACGGTTAATGTTCGCACAAGAGACAATATTGTCCATGGTGAATACTCTGTGAAAGCTGTCATTGAAAAGTTCCGTAACTTAAGTGAAAACAGAATTCAAGCatctgaagaaaatttttaa
- the LOC124165298 gene encoding threonine--tRNA ligase 1, cytoplasmic isoform X4 produces MKVKSKEANEKSGVAELNPWPEYIEERLNLWNKLKTQYDLEIQSKTPEPITVTLPDGKKVEAQSWRTSPYDVAKGISQGLADNTVISKVNGELWDIDRPLETSCTLQLLKFDDEEAQQVFWHSTAHVLGEAMERIYGGCLCYGPPIDGGFYYDMFLDNKQVTNGDFPVIENLMKNIVKEKQPFERLEMKKEDLLEMFKYNQFKVRILNEKVKTPTTTVYRCGPLIDLCRGPHVKHTGKIKSLKVTKNSATYWEGKAEAESLQRVYGISFPDNKMMKEWEKFQEEAAKRDHRKLGREQELYFFHELSPGSCFFQPKGAHIYNSLVQFIRSEYRKRGFQEVVTPNIYNSRLWQTSGHWAHYSENMFSFESEKETFALKPMNCPGHCLIFDHRPRSWRELPLRLADFGVLHRNELSGALTGLTRVRRFQQDDAHIFCAVEQIMDEMLGALDFLKHVYSVFGFNFDLCLSTRPEKFLGEIEKWNYAEKQLAESLDKFGAPWKENPGDGAFYGPKIDITIKDALKRSHQCATIQLDFQLPERFNLTYISETGEKKRPVIIHRAILGSVERMIAILTESTAGKWPFWISPRQCIVIPVGPMFDDYAFKVKEEIFQAGFACDVDVDAGDTMNKKIRNAQLAQYNFIMVVGEREKTSETVNVRTRDNIVHGEYSVKAVIEKFRNLSENRIQASEENF; encoded by the exons ATGAAAGTCAAATCTAAGGAGGCAAATGAGAAGAGTGGTGTTGCAGAGCTTAATCCATGGCCTGAGTACATTGAG gAAAGGTTGAATTTGTGGAATAAGTTAAAAACACAATATGATTTGGAAATACAGTCCAAAACACCCGAACCAATAACGGTCACGTTACCTGATGGAAAGAAAGTTGAAGCTCAGTCTTGGCGTACTTCACCTTATGATGTTGCCAAAGGAATAAG CCAGGGTTTGGCTGATAATACTGTGATTTCCAAGGTAAATGGAGAACTCTGGGATATCGATCGGCCACTGGAGACCAGTTGTACTCTTCAGCTTCTTAAGTTTGATGATGAAGAAG CCCAACAGGTTTTTTGGCATTCCACTGCTCACGTCCTTGGTGAGGCCATGGAACGAATATATGGAGGTTGCTTATGCTATGGACCTCCCATTGATGGAGGCTTCTACTATGATATGTTTCTTGATAACAAACAG gtgACAAATGGAGACTTTCCTGTCATTGAAAACTTGATGAAGAATATCGTAAAAGAGAAACAACCCTTTGAaagattagaaatgaaaaaagaggATTTGTTGGAGATGTTTAAg TATAACCAGTTCAAAGTGAGGATCTTGAATGAGAAGGTGAAGACGCCAACTACCACAGTGTACAGGTGTGGACCTCTGATTGATCTTTGCCGAGGGCCTCATGTGAAGCATACAGGAAAAATTAAGTCTTTGAAAGTGACTAAG AACTCAGCTACATACTGGGAAGGAAAGGCTGAAGCTGAGTCATTACAGAGAGTATATGGCATATCATTTCCTGAtaataaaatgatgaaagaatgggaaaaatttcaagaggaGGCAGCCAAGAGAGATCACCGTAAACTAGGAAGG GAGCAGGAATTGTACTTTTTCCACGAGTTAAGTCCTGGTTCTTGCTTCTTTCAACCTAAAGGTgctcatatttacaattcattggTACAATTCATTCGTAGTGAGTATAGAAAAAGAGGATTCCAGGAAGTAGTAACTCCAAACATTTACAATTCAAGGCTCTGGCAGACATCGGGCCATTGGGCTCATTATTCT gaaaatatgttttccttcGAATCAGAGAAAGAAACATTTGCTCTCAAACCGATGAATTGCCCTGGCCATTG ccttatttttgatcatcGGCCTCGTTCATGGCGTGAGCTACCTTTGCGTCTTGCTGATTTTGGAGTCCTTCATAGAAATGAGTTGTCGGGTGCTTTGACTGGACTAACTAGAGTTCGACGTTTCCAGCAAGATGATGCTCACATTTTTTGTGCCGTTGAACAG ATAATGGATGAAATGCTGGGAGCATTAGACTTCTTAAAGCATGTGTACTCCGTATTTGGCTTTAACTTCGACCTCTGCCTTTCTACACGTCCAGAGAAGTTCCTTGGTGAAATTGAAAAGTGGAATTATGCAGAAAAG caATTAGCTGAATCTCTGGATAAATTTGGAGCACCCTGGAAGGAAAACCCTGGCGATGGTGCATTTTATGGACCAAAGATTGACATTACCATCAAGGATGCATTGAAGAGGTCTCACCAATGTGCTACTATTCAGCTGGATTTCCAGTTACCTGAGAGATTTAATTTAACATATATTAG tGAAACTGGAGAAAAGAAACGTCCTGTGATCATCCATAGAGCAATTCTTGGGTCTGTTGAAAGAATGATTGCCATATTGACTGAATCTACTGCTGGGAAGTGGCCATTCTGGATTTCTCCTAGGCAGTGTATTGTTATTCCAGTGGGTCCAATGTTTGATGATTACGCATTCAAG GTCAAGGAAGAAATATTCCAAGCAGGCTTTGCTTGTGATGTGGACGTTGATGCAGGTGATACAATGAACAAGAAAATACGAAATGCGCAGCTGGCCCAGTACAACTTCATAATGG TTGTTGGTGAAAGAGAAAAGACATCTGAGACGGTTAATGTTCGCACAAGAGACAATATTGTCCATGGTGAATACTCTGTGAAAGCTGTCATTGAAAAGTTCCGTAACTTAAGTGAAAACAGAATTCAAGCatctgaagaaaatttttaa
- the LOC124165298 gene encoding threonine--tRNA ligase 1, cytoplasmic isoform X1, whose protein sequence is MELLKGGNIVLEELDKLNQHFSNHSYAEGYCVSSSDFCLFEKLKNVPPEEFTHLSRWYRHIDILRHEVKLNDAVKSKPAKMKVKSKEANEKSGVAELNPWPEYIEERLNLWNKLKTQYDLEIQSKTPEPITVTLPDGKKVEAQSWRTSPYDVAKGISQGLADNTVISKVNGELWDIDRPLETSCTLQLLKFDDEEAQQVFWHSTAHVLGEAMERIYGGCLCYGPPIDGGFYYDMFLDNKQVTNGDFPVIENLMKNIVKEKQPFERLEMKKEDLLEMFKYNQFKVRILNEKVKTPTTTVYRCGPLIDLCRGPHVKHTGKIKSLKVTKNSATYWEGKAEAESLQRVYGISFPDNKMMKEWEKFQEEAAKRDHRKLGREQELYFFHELSPGSCFFQPKGAHIYNSLVQFIRSEYRKRGFQEVVTPNIYNSRLWQTSGHWAHYSENMFSFESEKETFALKPMNCPGHCLIFDHRPRSWRELPLRLADFGVLHRNELSGALTGLTRVRRFQQDDAHIFCAVEQIMDEMLGALDFLKHVYSVFGFNFDLCLSTRPEKFLGEIEKWNYAEKQLAESLDKFGAPWKENPGDGAFYGPKIDITIKDALKRSHQCATIQLDFQLPERFNLTYISETGEKKRPVIIHRAILGSVERMIAILTESTAGKWPFWISPRQCIVIPVGPMFDDYAFKVKEEIFQAGFACDVDVDAGDTMNKKIRNAQLAQYNFIMVVGEREKTSETVNVRTRDNIVHGEYSVKAVIEKFRNLSENRIQASEENF, encoded by the exons ATGGAATTGCTTAAAGGTGGAAATATAGTTCTCGAAGAACTAGATAAGTTAAACCAGCACTTTAGTAACCACAGTTATGCAGAAGGGTACTGTGTGAGCTCCTCAGATTTTTGTCTATTCGAGAAGCTAAAGAATGTTCCTCCAGAAGAATTCACGCATTTATCCCGTTGGTATCGACACATAGATATACTACGGCATGAAGTGAAGCTAAATGAT GCTGTCAAAAGTAAACCAGCTAAGATGAAAGTCAAATCTAAGGAGGCAAATGAGAAGAGTGGTGTTGCAGAGCTTAATCCATGGCCTGAGTACATTGAG gAAAGGTTGAATTTGTGGAATAAGTTAAAAACACAATATGATTTGGAAATACAGTCCAAAACACCCGAACCAATAACGGTCACGTTACCTGATGGAAAGAAAGTTGAAGCTCAGTCTTGGCGTACTTCACCTTATGATGTTGCCAAAGGAATAAG CCAGGGTTTGGCTGATAATACTGTGATTTCCAAGGTAAATGGAGAACTCTGGGATATCGATCGGCCACTGGAGACCAGTTGTACTCTTCAGCTTCTTAAGTTTGATGATGAAGAAG CCCAACAGGTTTTTTGGCATTCCACTGCTCACGTCCTTGGTGAGGCCATGGAACGAATATATGGAGGTTGCTTATGCTATGGACCTCCCATTGATGGAGGCTTCTACTATGATATGTTTCTTGATAACAAACAG gtgACAAATGGAGACTTTCCTGTCATTGAAAACTTGATGAAGAATATCGTAAAAGAGAAACAACCCTTTGAaagattagaaatgaaaaaagaggATTTGTTGGAGATGTTTAAg TATAACCAGTTCAAAGTGAGGATCTTGAATGAGAAGGTGAAGACGCCAACTACCACAGTGTACAGGTGTGGACCTCTGATTGATCTTTGCCGAGGGCCTCATGTGAAGCATACAGGAAAAATTAAGTCTTTGAAAGTGACTAAG AACTCAGCTACATACTGGGAAGGAAAGGCTGAAGCTGAGTCATTACAGAGAGTATATGGCATATCATTTCCTGAtaataaaatgatgaaagaatgggaaaaatttcaagaggaGGCAGCCAAGAGAGATCACCGTAAACTAGGAAGG GAGCAGGAATTGTACTTTTTCCACGAGTTAAGTCCTGGTTCTTGCTTCTTTCAACCTAAAGGTgctcatatttacaattcattggTACAATTCATTCGTAGTGAGTATAGAAAAAGAGGATTCCAGGAAGTAGTAACTCCAAACATTTACAATTCAAGGCTCTGGCAGACATCGGGCCATTGGGCTCATTATTCT gaaaatatgttttccttcGAATCAGAGAAAGAAACATTTGCTCTCAAACCGATGAATTGCCCTGGCCATTG ccttatttttgatcatcGGCCTCGTTCATGGCGTGAGCTACCTTTGCGTCTTGCTGATTTTGGAGTCCTTCATAGAAATGAGTTGTCGGGTGCTTTGACTGGACTAACTAGAGTTCGACGTTTCCAGCAAGATGATGCTCACATTTTTTGTGCCGTTGAACAG ATAATGGATGAAATGCTGGGAGCATTAGACTTCTTAAAGCATGTGTACTCCGTATTTGGCTTTAACTTCGACCTCTGCCTTTCTACACGTCCAGAGAAGTTCCTTGGTGAAATTGAAAAGTGGAATTATGCAGAAAAG caATTAGCTGAATCTCTGGATAAATTTGGAGCACCCTGGAAGGAAAACCCTGGCGATGGTGCATTTTATGGACCAAAGATTGACATTACCATCAAGGATGCATTGAAGAGGTCTCACCAATGTGCTACTATTCAGCTGGATTTCCAGTTACCTGAGAGATTTAATTTAACATATATTAG tGAAACTGGAGAAAAGAAACGTCCTGTGATCATCCATAGAGCAATTCTTGGGTCTGTTGAAAGAATGATTGCCATATTGACTGAATCTACTGCTGGGAAGTGGCCATTCTGGATTTCTCCTAGGCAGTGTATTGTTATTCCAGTGGGTCCAATGTTTGATGATTACGCATTCAAG GTCAAGGAAGAAATATTCCAAGCAGGCTTTGCTTGTGATGTGGACGTTGATGCAGGTGATACAATGAACAAGAAAATACGAAATGCGCAGCTGGCCCAGTACAACTTCATAATGG TTGTTGGTGAAAGAGAAAAGACATCTGAGACGGTTAATGTTCGCACAAGAGACAATATTGTCCATGGTGAATACTCTGTGAAAGCTGTCATTGAAAAGTTCCGTAACTTAAGTGAAAACAGAATTCAAGCatctgaagaaaatttttaa
- the LOC124165298 gene encoding threonine--tRNA ligase 1, cytoplasmic isoform X2 yields the protein MFGVVNLFRISAKIKISCRCVSAVKSKPAKMKVKSKEANEKSGVAELNPWPEYIEERLNLWNKLKTQYDLEIQSKTPEPITVTLPDGKKVEAQSWRTSPYDVAKGISQGLADNTVISKVNGELWDIDRPLETSCTLQLLKFDDEEAQQVFWHSTAHVLGEAMERIYGGCLCYGPPIDGGFYYDMFLDNKQVTNGDFPVIENLMKNIVKEKQPFERLEMKKEDLLEMFKYNQFKVRILNEKVKTPTTTVYRCGPLIDLCRGPHVKHTGKIKSLKVTKNSATYWEGKAEAESLQRVYGISFPDNKMMKEWEKFQEEAAKRDHRKLGREQELYFFHELSPGSCFFQPKGAHIYNSLVQFIRSEYRKRGFQEVVTPNIYNSRLWQTSGHWAHYSENMFSFESEKETFALKPMNCPGHCLIFDHRPRSWRELPLRLADFGVLHRNELSGALTGLTRVRRFQQDDAHIFCAVEQIMDEMLGALDFLKHVYSVFGFNFDLCLSTRPEKFLGEIEKWNYAEKQLAESLDKFGAPWKENPGDGAFYGPKIDITIKDALKRSHQCATIQLDFQLPERFNLTYISETGEKKRPVIIHRAILGSVERMIAILTESTAGKWPFWISPRQCIVIPVGPMFDDYAFKVKEEIFQAGFACDVDVDAGDTMNKKIRNAQLAQYNFIMVVGEREKTSETVNVRTRDNIVHGEYSVKAVIEKFRNLSENRIQASEENF from the exons ATGTTTGGAGTTGTCAATCTGTTTCGCATCTCTGCCAAGATAAAAATTTCCTGCCGTTGTGTATCG GCTGTCAAAAGTAAACCAGCTAAGATGAAAGTCAAATCTAAGGAGGCAAATGAGAAGAGTGGTGTTGCAGAGCTTAATCCATGGCCTGAGTACATTGAG gAAAGGTTGAATTTGTGGAATAAGTTAAAAACACAATATGATTTGGAAATACAGTCCAAAACACCCGAACCAATAACGGTCACGTTACCTGATGGAAAGAAAGTTGAAGCTCAGTCTTGGCGTACTTCACCTTATGATGTTGCCAAAGGAATAAG CCAGGGTTTGGCTGATAATACTGTGATTTCCAAGGTAAATGGAGAACTCTGGGATATCGATCGGCCACTGGAGACCAGTTGTACTCTTCAGCTTCTTAAGTTTGATGATGAAGAAG CCCAACAGGTTTTTTGGCATTCCACTGCTCACGTCCTTGGTGAGGCCATGGAACGAATATATGGAGGTTGCTTATGCTATGGACCTCCCATTGATGGAGGCTTCTACTATGATATGTTTCTTGATAACAAACAG gtgACAAATGGAGACTTTCCTGTCATTGAAAACTTGATGAAGAATATCGTAAAAGAGAAACAACCCTTTGAaagattagaaatgaaaaaagaggATTTGTTGGAGATGTTTAAg TATAACCAGTTCAAAGTGAGGATCTTGAATGAGAAGGTGAAGACGCCAACTACCACAGTGTACAGGTGTGGACCTCTGATTGATCTTTGCCGAGGGCCTCATGTGAAGCATACAGGAAAAATTAAGTCTTTGAAAGTGACTAAG AACTCAGCTACATACTGGGAAGGAAAGGCTGAAGCTGAGTCATTACAGAGAGTATATGGCATATCATTTCCTGAtaataaaatgatgaaagaatgggaaaaatttcaagaggaGGCAGCCAAGAGAGATCACCGTAAACTAGGAAGG GAGCAGGAATTGTACTTTTTCCACGAGTTAAGTCCTGGTTCTTGCTTCTTTCAACCTAAAGGTgctcatatttacaattcattggTACAATTCATTCGTAGTGAGTATAGAAAAAGAGGATTCCAGGAAGTAGTAACTCCAAACATTTACAATTCAAGGCTCTGGCAGACATCGGGCCATTGGGCTCATTATTCT gaaaatatgttttccttcGAATCAGAGAAAGAAACATTTGCTCTCAAACCGATGAATTGCCCTGGCCATTG ccttatttttgatcatcGGCCTCGTTCATGGCGTGAGCTACCTTTGCGTCTTGCTGATTTTGGAGTCCTTCATAGAAATGAGTTGTCGGGTGCTTTGACTGGACTAACTAGAGTTCGACGTTTCCAGCAAGATGATGCTCACATTTTTTGTGCCGTTGAACAG ATAATGGATGAAATGCTGGGAGCATTAGACTTCTTAAAGCATGTGTACTCCGTATTTGGCTTTAACTTCGACCTCTGCCTTTCTACACGTCCAGAGAAGTTCCTTGGTGAAATTGAAAAGTGGAATTATGCAGAAAAG caATTAGCTGAATCTCTGGATAAATTTGGAGCACCCTGGAAGGAAAACCCTGGCGATGGTGCATTTTATGGACCAAAGATTGACATTACCATCAAGGATGCATTGAAGAGGTCTCACCAATGTGCTACTATTCAGCTGGATTTCCAGTTACCTGAGAGATTTAATTTAACATATATTAG tGAAACTGGAGAAAAGAAACGTCCTGTGATCATCCATAGAGCAATTCTTGGGTCTGTTGAAAGAATGATTGCCATATTGACTGAATCTACTGCTGGGAAGTGGCCATTCTGGATTTCTCCTAGGCAGTGTATTGTTATTCCAGTGGGTCCAATGTTTGATGATTACGCATTCAAG GTCAAGGAAGAAATATTCCAAGCAGGCTTTGCTTGTGATGTGGACGTTGATGCAGGTGATACAATGAACAAGAAAATACGAAATGCGCAGCTGGCCCAGTACAACTTCATAATGG TTGTTGGTGAAAGAGAAAAGACATCTGAGACGGTTAATGTTCGCACAAGAGACAATATTGTCCATGGTGAATACTCTGTGAAAGCTGTCATTGAAAAGTTCCGTAACTTAAGTGAAAACAGAATTCAAGCatctgaagaaaatttttaa
- the LOC124165273 gene encoding lysosomal thioesterase PPT2 homolog — translation MKTLLLLLFGALFCSFTCIAYKPVVLIHGIMAEKGSLTLLANRIREAHPGTEIYMSDRFNGWSSLVSMWHQVKAFGSDLMNVSSSHPDGIHLIGFSQGGLISRGILESFPGHNVKTFISLSSPQAGQYGTKFLHLFFPNLWKKTAYELFYSEVGQYTSVANYWNDPYHQSLYYRYSAYLPQLNNEIITSNSENQLASFSSLEHLVLIGGPDDGVITPWQSSHFGYYNMSDEVVEMRDREIYSKDLFGLKTLDSFGKITTIVCNGVQHFDWHLNLSVIDNHIIPYLD, via the exons ATGAAGACTTTACTTTTACTACTGTTCGGAGCTCTCTTTTGCTCATTCACATGCATCGCATACAAGCCAGTTGTTTTGATCCATGGGATCATGGCAGAAAAAGGAAGCCTAACCCTTTTAGCGAATAGGATTAGAGAG GCTCACCCAGGAACTGAAATATACATGAGCGATAGATTTAACGGCTGGTCGAGTTTGGTCTCAATGTGGCATCAAGTGAAAGCCTTTGGGTCGGATTTGATGAACGTGTCATCATCGCACCCGGACGGGATACATCTAATTG GATTTTCTCAAGGTGGATTGATTTCTCGAGGCATTCTGGAGAGCTTTCCTGGTCACAATGTAAAGACGTTCATATCCCTAAGCTCTCCGCAGGCGGGGCAGTATGGAA ctaaattccttcatttgttttttccaaatttatggaaaaaaactgCTTATGAATTGTTCTATTCGGAAGTGGGCCAATACACATCTGTTGCTAATTACTGGAATGATCCATACCATCAGTCGCTGTATTACCGCTACAGTGCCTATCTGCCTCAGTTAAACAATGAAATAATCACATCTAACAGTGAAAACCAATTGGCTAGCTTTTCTTCTCTGGAACATCTAGTTTTGATTGGTGGTCCTGATGATGGGGTCATAACTCCGTGGCAGTCAAG TCACTTCGGATACTACAATATGAGCGATGAAGTTGTTGAGATGAGGGATCGAGAAATTTACTCCAAAGACTTATTTGGACTAAAAACATTGGATTCATTTGGAAAAATTACCACTATTGTATGTAATGGAGTGCAGCACTTTGACTGGCATCTCAATTTATCTGTTATTGACAAtcatattattccttatttagATTAA